One window of the Candidatus Zixiibacteriota bacterium genome contains the following:
- a CDS encoding polymer-forming cytoskeletal protein: MAWFDRSPGTSKSVEREPEKAPEAAKPAPEAVAPSPAASAPRPEPAPKPSEPPVVGHLYKGSRVSGQLVFEGAARIDGHVDGEIQCHGTLTIGEGAEVRAKISGHVVIIRGKVEGNVSAKEKIELAAPARLFGNIATPRLIITEGVVFDGDCSMGAGREKGGVATSQSMSAEKAVAGQKIGPQADSDR; encoded by the coding sequence ATGGCTTGGTTCGATCGAAGCCCAGGGACGAGCAAGAGCGTGGAGAGGGAGCCGGAAAAGGCTCCCGAAGCGGCGAAGCCGGCTCCGGAAGCAGTAGCCCCGTCCCCAGCCGCTTCGGCTCCGAGACCCGAACCTGCACCTAAGCCCTCCGAACCGCCCGTTGTCGGCCACCTTTATAAAGGAAGCCGGGTGAGCGGTCAGCTGGTTTTCGAAGGGGCGGCCCGGATCGACGGGCACGTCGATGGGGAGATCCAATGTCACGGCACGCTGACCATTGGAGAAGGTGCCGAGGTGCGGGCCAAGATCTCCGGTCATGTGGTTATTATCCGTGGCAAGGTGGAAGGAAATGTGTCCGCCAAGGAGAAGATAGAGCTGGCGGCGCCGGCGCGGCTGTTCGGCAATATCGCCACCCCGCGGTTGATCATCACAGAGGGCGTGGTATTCGATGGTGACTGCTCCATGGGAGCGGGAAGGGAAAAAGGTGGAGTCGCGACGTCGCAAAGTATGAGTGCCGAAAAGGCTGTGGCCGGTCAGAAGATCGGACCGCAAGCCGATTCTGATCGATAG